GGCACCGAGGAGAGCGACGGCGCCGCCGTCCTCAACAAGCCGCTGGGCGCGAAGTACCCGAACGGCCTGCTGGTGGTCCAGGACGGCGACGACAGGCCGGGCGAGCCGGACCGGGACGCCACGAACTTCAAGTTCGTGGACCTCAAGCCCGTGCTCGAAGCGCTGACCGACCGACGCTAGAACTCGCCGCCGACGAGAGCGCCGATGAAGGCGGTCCAGGCGGTGCCGGTGAGGGTGAAGGCGGGGCCGTGGGGGTTCTTGAGTCTCGTACGGCCATGGTCCCGCCGGGGAGTTGGGCGCCTTCGACGCAGTTGCCGCCGTGGCCGTCGCTGTAGCTCGACTTGAACCAGTCCGTGCCGTTGAGCGCGTCAACCGTGGCCGTCACAGGAGCCCTTCCTCTGTGAGGGCTTCGATGAAGGCGGTCCAGGCGGTGGTGTTGAGGGTGAAGGCGGGGCCGTGGGGATTCTTGGAGTCTCGTACGGCCATGGCTCCGCCGGGGAGTTGGGCGCCTTCGACGCAGGCTCCGCCGTGGTCGTTGCTGTAGCTCGACTTGAACCAGTCGGCGCCGGACAGCGCGTTAGCCGTGGTCGTCATCCGAATCAAAGCTCCTTCATTGCCTTCTTGATCATGCTCAAGGACTCCTGCGGTCCGAGAGCGATGGCTTGCAGCTCGCTGAACGTCTCCTCATGCAACTCCACGTCCGACTGCCGTCGACTCACCCATGCGTCGGCCAGGTTCTCGAAGTAGATGATCGGCTTGAGAGCCTCACGGTCATGGAACTGAAGCGTGTGGAAGGCTCCGTTCATCCCCGGATGGGCACCTGCCTTGAAGGGCACCACCTGGACCCTGACATTGGGCAGCGCCGCCACCTCAACGATATGTGCGAGCTGTGCTCGCATGGTCTCCGGGCCCCCCACCTGCCGGTGTAGCACGGCCTCGCTCATGATCGCCGCGAATTTGAGCGGTGCCTCCCGGCGCAGCGCCTCCTGCCGTGTCATTCGCACGGCCACCATGCGGGCGATCTCCTCTTCGCTGAGACCTTGGTGCGCGCTCTGATGGGTCGCGCGCACATACGCCTCGGTCTGGAGCAGACCGGGGACGAACTCGGACTCGTAGTTGTGCAGCGCGACGGCGGTGGCCTCAAGGCCCAAGTACGCCCTGAAACCAGGGGTGATGACCGGGCGGTACTCCGTCGACTGCCACCAGTCCCGCTTCCGCTTGGTGACGGCCGCGTACCCCTTCAGCAGCTCCGTTTTCTCCTCGTCCGCCCCGTAGATCTGGCAGAGGGCCATGACATCGACCGGCTCAACGACCGAGTTTTCTCCCGTCTCCAGCCGGGTCAGCTTCGACGGACTCCAGTAGAGCTTCTTCACGACCTGAGTGGATGTCAGCCCGGCCTTCTGCCTCAGGTGGCGGAGTTCATTGCCCAGGTGCAAGCGGCACAGAGCGGGAGTCGCTGACTCGATGTCCGTGATCATCTGCCGTCCTCTCGGAGCGTTTTCCAGTGTGTCGACGTTGCTTCCGCCTCCGCAAGGAACTTTCCGCGTCATAGCAGGAGCCACCGCTCCCCCGCGTGAACACCCCCTGTGTGGCAGGTGATTCACGGAAAATTCCGCACGCAGAATTCGGCTGCGAGGTCCCATCCGTGATGCATCTGATGCGAGGCTATACGCGCAGCTCACGCACCGCAGTTGATTCAACGCACTGCGTGAGCATGGAGATTCGACGACAAGGACTCCCGATGCCTCCCACGACGCGCAGCGCAACTCCCGCCCCACTCACCGCAGTCGACATACGGGACGACGCCGTCCGCCTCAACATCTCCTTCCGCCCCCACACCCGCCGCGTCGCGCAACTGCGTCATATCGCGGGCGCGCTCCTCACCGAGGGCGGCATCGGGCGGGACGTGGTCGAGACCGTGCAGCTTCTCGTCAGCGAGATCGTCACCAACGCCGTCGTGCACGGGTGCGGTGACCGCGTGCGGTTCTCGGTCTCCTACGACCGGAGCGGCAACGGCAACAGCGCCGGCGACGTGCTGATCGAGGTGGACGACGGGCACCCCGCGAGGATCAAGGTGCGCAGCGCGGAGAGCGACGACGAGACCGGGCGGGGGATGTTCCTCGTAAACGCGCTCGCGCGCGCCTGGGGCCGGCACGGCACCCGTACGTGGTGCACCGTCGCAACCGGCGAGGCGTCATGACGACCAAACGCCGTACGCCCGGCACCCATTGGCGTCACCAGACGCCCACGTTCACCCAGGACCCGGACACGCTCCGCCGTCTCCTCGACGCCCTCAACCGCAACCACCCCATCGACTTCGCGACCATCTCCCGCACCGTCGCCGAGGCCCTGGTCGCCCAACTCCCGCCCGAGCGCGCATGGGTGGACGGCACCACGCTCAGGCTCCGGGGGCATCTGCAACTGCTGCTGACCGAGTACGACGGGGACACCGACGCCCCGGCCACGCTCGCGCTGCACAGGGACGCCTACCGGCTGCTCGCCCTCTGCGACACCTTCGACGCGACCACCCCGCCCCTGCACGCGTACGAGCTGATGCGCGCGCTCGCCGAGACCACCCGATCGTTCGCCGACCTCCATGTCACGGAGGGACGGCGCCAGTGAGTACGGCCAGGGCCCAGGCCCTCTACGTCATCGCCGTCACCGCGGTCGGCGGCTCGATCGTCGTGGCGCTGTGGCGCGGTTGGTGACCCGTCATGTCCAAGTGATGACGTATGTCACTGCCGACCAGAAGGCGTCGGACGAAGACTGGAAGTCGCAGAGAACCGCACACGCGCAGGGGAGTGGAGGCATGTTCAACAGGTGGCGGCATCGTCTGGCCGTGCGGCGGGTCAAGCCCGGGGACGGGCGACCGCTGAAGCGCTTCCGGTGGTGGCAGTCGATCAGCCGCTCACTGTTCTATCTCCGGCTGCCGGAGGGCGACGGGCGGCACACGGAGTACGCCGTTGACGTCCGGCAGTGGGGCAACCGCGAGACCGGCGAGGTCGAAGCCGATCTGTATCTCGACGGCATGCACCACGCCAGGTCCAAACTGCCCGCGGTCCTGCCCGTCCGGGGCGGCGCCGTCGAAGTGCGGGCGAGCGCGTTCGGGCTCAAGCGGTGCCACTACGTCACCGCCGAGGGGGCCGAGTACCAACTCGTCCCGGACCCCGACTCCGCCGAAGGGCGCCGCGCGCGGCTCGACCGGACGCGCCCCGCGCTGAGCCGGTCGATCGGCTTCCTCTCGGCGACCGTGCTCGGCCTCGCCCTGCTACTGCTCATCCCGCAGATGATCCAGCCGCTCACCGAGATACCGCCCGTCGCCGAGCGCATCGGGACCTTCGACTCGCCCGTCCGGCTGCCGCTGTGGCTCAACATCGCGGTCACGGCCGCGACTCTGACCGCCGGTACGGAACGGGCCCTGCGGCTGCGCTACAACTGGCTGCTGGACGGCGCGGCGGGCTGACCCCGGTGGGCCAACCCGCGGCGTGCTGACCCGCCCCCGCCCCCGTCAGTAGTACCCCTTCTCCCCGTCCACCAGCTCCCGCACGACATCCAGGTGCCCCACGTGCCTCGCGGTCTCCTCGATCATGTGGAGCAGCATCCAGCGCAGGCTCGCCGCCCCCGACCGGAAGTCGGTGTTGCGGCCCACGTCGTCCAGCGAGGCCTCCGCGACGATCGCGTTCGAGACCTCGCACTGCTGCTCGTACTCGGCGAGGAGCTGGGCGAGCGGGATGCCGTCGGTCATCATGTCCGCGTCCTCCGGGCCGTCGTCGAACTGCGGGCCCGTGGCGGGGTGGTTCAGGAACAGGACCTCGAACCAGCAGTGTTCGACCCAGCGCAGATGGGAGACGAGACCGGCCACGGTCATGACGGGCGAGGTCGGCAGCACCACACGGTGAGCCGCCTCCTCCGACAGCCCCTCGCACTTCCATTGCACGATCCGGCGCTGCATGTCGAGCCAGCCGACGAGTTGGGTGCGTTCGTCGGCGGTGAAGTCGGGGCGTTTACGGGAGGTGGTCATGGGCGGGGAAGTTACCCGACCCGCCACCGGCGTCGCACCGCGATTTCAGGGGCCGGCCGGCTCCGGGCGCGGGCGAACGGGCGCGCCGACCCGCCGGGTTCGAGCCCCCGGGACAGGACGCCGGGCCCGTTCCCGTACGATCGGCGGCTGACAGTGGCCGGATACCTTCGGCGTCACGGGTTTGAGACCCGTGAGTCCGCCGACGGGCGGCACGTTCGGGTTGAGCGGGACGGGTACGCGGTCACCGTGCGATTCACCGAGGACGACCTGATCGCGGCCGTCTCTCACGGTGCCCGTACGGGATCACAGAGTGTCCGAACCGTGTCCGAATAGCCCGCAAACGTCCCTTGGCGACTTTCATACTGTCGAACGTGATCGTTCACGGCTCCCGAGGGGATCGTTTGCCGTTCGGATGGGGTGCCGTGTCATGTCGGCCAAAACGTGAGAAAGGCCGGATTGACACTGAGTCAGGCGGACACGGGGCGTAGTCATCAAAGCAAACGACCCACAAACGACCCCTGTCCGGTGCTGCAACGAGAGCGGGAAATCGTCACTGTGTAAGGGCGCCTGCCACCGGTAGGGCGAGTTCCGGTTCCGCTGGCCGATCTGAGAGCACCGATCAGTTCTGACCATGTTGACAGTTGACAGATGTCTCATTCGAGAGGGCTGTACAGGCGCATGAGTGGCTATTTCACCACGGAATTCCATGAACGTCTCAGGGCACAGGTCCGGGCGTTCGCGGAGGCCGAAGTCCGGCCCCGAATAACCGAGATGGAGGCGTCCAAGGCCGTCCAGCACGAGCTGTCCCAGCTCATCGCCTGGCAGGGCTGGCTGGGCGTCACCATCGATCCCGCGTACGGCGGCATGGGCGCCGGTCATGTCGCGAAGACCATCATCATCGAGGAACTGTCGCGCGTCAGCGGGGCCATGGGCGCCATGGTGCAGGCCTCCCAGCTCGGCGTGGCGAAGATCATCCACTTCGGCAGCGACCTCCAGAAGAAGACCTGGCTCCCGGAGATCGCGGCCGGCGGCTGTCTGCCGACCATCGCCGTGACCGAGGCCGGTTCGGGCGGTCATGTGCTGGGCATGGAGGCGACGGCCCACCGCGACGGTGACGACTACATCCTCAACGGCGCCAAGGTGTTCGTCGGCAACTCGCACGTCGGCGATCTGCACGGTGTCGTGGTGCGCACAGGACCGGGCAGCAAGGGCCTCTCCGCCTTTCTCGTGGAGGCGGACCGCCCCGGCTTCTCCCTGGCCCCGCACCGGCCCGCCATGGGCCTCCACGGCTTCTCGTTCGGCGAGCTGATCTTCGACAACTGCCGGGTGCCCGCGGCCAATCTGCTCGGCAACGAGGGCGACGGTCTGCCCGTCGCGTACTCGTCGAGCATCCTCTACGGCCGGGCCAACCTCACCGCGGTCGCCCTGGGCATCCACCGGGCGATCCTGGAGGAGACGGTCGCGTTCGCGACGGCACGCCAGCGCTACGGCGCCCCGCTCGCCGAACTCCCCACGATCAAGCAGAAGCTGGGGAAGATGCAGTCGGCGTTCATGACGGCGCGGCTGACGGCGTACCACGCGGTGCACCTGCTCGACCAGGGGCTGCCGTGCGACGCCGAGTTGATGAACGCCAAGCTGGTGAACGTCGAGTCGGCGATGGACTCCGCCCGCGCCGCCATGGAGGTCCACGCGGCCATCGGCCTCTCGACGGACCGCCCCATCGAGCGCTACACCCGCGACGCGTTCCACATCTTCGCGCCCGCCGGCACGTCCGACGTCCAGCTCCAGCGGCTGGCGGAGACGGCGCTCGGCACCTCGAAGGGCGACTGGTCACGACGACTGGCCGCCCACGCGGGTGCGGGAGCGGCTGCCGTCGTCGGCTGATTCCGACTTTCGCCGGCCTCGCCGGACGGGCTGCTCACGCGGCCCGTCCGGCGAGGCCGGCGGCGTTGGTGACTAGGGGGTGCCGTGCCAGGCGTCGCGGGCCAGGCGGGACTTTGCGGACACTCCCTAGCGCGGACCGCCACCGGTGCGCTGGTAGATCAGGCGCATCAGCTGGTCGCGGCTCTCCTTGATGAGCTGGAGGGTGTCGCGGCCCGTCTCCTTGCCACGCGGGTCCGTACCCACGAAGCAGACCGTGCCCAGCACCGTGTCCGTGCGCTCGTCGATGAGCGGGGCGCCCGCGTACGTACGGATACCGATCAGGTCCACCACCTCGTTCGAGGCGAACCGCGGGTACGCGTACACGTCCGGAAGCACCAGCGCCTTGCGGCGGTTGAGGACGTCCGGGCAGTACCCGTGGTCCCGCGACATGATCCGGCTGACCTCGGGGCTGCCGCCCGCCTCGGGACCGCCCTGACCCGACTGCGTCGCGGACGGTGTGTGCAGACCGGCGAAGAACTGGTGGCCGGTGATGAAGTTGACCATCGCGTACGGCGCGCCCGCCGCCTGGGCGAGCTGTGTCGCGAACGCGTCGAACTCGGCGTCGGGCATGTCCCCGAGGCCCAGTTCACGCAGCCGTGCCTCGCGGTGCGCCAATTCCATGTCGGGCGCGGGGAGATGCAGGCCCGCTTCGGTGTCGTAGGTCATGAAGTGGCTCCCAGATCGCTGGAGTGCTGAAGGGGTGATGCGGGGGGCGGCGTGTGGACGGCCCGCTCCCGCGCGCGGCGGAGCGAGACCGAGTGCGCGTAACTGACGAGGGAGACCAGTACATGCTTCGCCGACGCGGGATCGCGCGCGTCGCAGAGCAACACCGGCACATCCGCCCTGAGTTCGAGCGCCTCGCGGACCTCTTCCGAGCTGTAGCGGTAGGCGTCGTCCGCGTCGAACTCGTTGACGGCGACGACGAAGGGCACATCGCGGCTCTCGAAGTACTCGACGGCGGCGAAGCAGTCCAGCAGCCGGCGGGTGTCGGCCAGGACGACGGCCCCGATCGCGCCCAGCGACAGATCGTCCCAGGTGAACCAGAAGCGCTGCTGTCCCGGTGTGCCGAACAGAAGCAGCACCAAGTTCTGCTTCTGGAGGGTGATCCGGCCGAAGTCCAGGGCCACAGTGGTGGTGGCCTTGTTCTCGATGCCCTCCAGCCGGTCGGTGCCCGTCCCGCTGCTCGCCGAGGTCAGGGTCTCCTCCGTCGAGAGCGGCTTGATCTCGCTGACCGCGCCGATCATGGTGGTCTTGCCCACGCCGAAGCCGCCACCGACCACGATCTTCAGGGCGATGGGATCGTCAGACGACATAGGTTCGTAGCCCCTCAAGCACTGCCTCCAGCAGATTCGGATCTTTCGGGTCGGCCGTTCTCGTGGGCATCGCCATGATCAACGCGCCCTCGTCCAGCAGGTCCGAGAGCAGGATCTTCGCCACCTGGACCGGCTGGCCCAGGGTGGCGGCGACCTCGGCCACCGACCGTGCCTCGCCGCGGCAGAGCGCGAGACAGTGCGCCGCCTCCGGGCTGAGATAGCCCTCCGGAGCCGTGGCGCGTGCCTTGAGGAGCGACGACAGACTCATCTCGTTCGTGGGCCGCGTTCGCCCACCCGTCAGGGCGTAGGGACGAATCTCATGCTCATCGTCGTCCACCCAGGGGGTACCGTCTAAGGCCGCCATGATCAGTGCACCCGGTCGTCGGCGGAGGACTGGCGCAGCCGCGGAGGTGTACTCAGGTGCTCGGGCACGCTCTTGACCAGCTGCCCCATCTCGAAACCGACCGCGCCGAGATCGGCGCTGTCGGAAGCCAGCACACCCAGCACGGCCCCGGGGCCGGCCATGGAAACGAAGAGCAGCCCGTTGTCGTGCTCGACCACCACCTGCCTGACCCTGCCGTCGGCGGGACCCTTGATGTCACGGACGCCGCCGGCCAGCGAGCACAACGCGGTGCTGATCGCGCTCAGCTTGTCCGCCGAGTCGATGCTCAGACCGTAGGAATGCTTGCGCACTCCGTCACTGGATGCCAGGACAGCGCCTTCCGTACCGGGGACGCGCCTGATGAAATCAGCCATCAACCAGTCCAGATCGGGCTGCTGGGCCGAAAAAACTTCGTTTGGCAAGAGAGTGACTCCGTAAGTGGTTGGGCGACCGCCGCGGGCAGCGTCAGCTCGTCTGGTCGGGGGGCCCCTGCGGGCCGTCTTCCGAGCTGGCGAGCCTGATGCCTGAGGCGAAACGAGCCATCAGATCCGGATTCGGGGCGACGACCTCCCGGTCGGCGTCGGCGAGCCGCGGGAACTCCGGTCCGCGGTACGTCTCGCTCCGCCGGGGGAGAGTAGGCCGGCGACCCGGGGAGTTGGTGGCGTCGCTCGGGGGTGAGGCCTGGGTGGATCGGGGGACCTCGGGGGGTGTGACGTCGGCAGAGCCGGTGGTGGAGCGGCCGGCACTGGATTGGCCGGAGTCGGGGTGGGCGGTGGCGGAGTGCCGGCCGCCGCCGGTGTAACCGGGGTTCGGGTGGCTGCCGTTGTGACCGCTGTTGTGACCGCCGCCGGTCTGGCCGTTGGCCTGGCCGGTGGTCGCGCCGTACGCCGTGGGCTGCCGCTGGGGGAGCGGGGCCGGGGCGTCGACCGAGCCGTTGGACCCGGCCGAGGCCGTGGCCGCCGCGTGGGCGCTGGGGGAGCCGATGCGGCGTACGGACGGCGACTCACCGTGCGTACCGCGACCGCCGCGGGCGGCGAGGGCGCCGGCCTCGGCGGGCAGGGGGCTGTGGTGGTCGGACGCGGTCTGGGGGACCTGGTACGGCTGGTGGTGCGGAACCTGGTTCGGTATGTGCGGCACCTGATTCGGAACCTGACCCGGAACGTGGTGCGGCGCCGGCTGGGGAGTGTGCTGGGGCGCCTGATGGGGGGACGGCTGGGGGGCCTGCGGGGCGGCCTGCGGGGACGCCGACCACGCGGCGCCCGACGCGGGCTCGCTCGACGGGCCCGTACGCTGCGCCTGCTCCGCCCGCTCCTGCTGCCTGCGCCGCTCCTGCTCCTGGTCCGGTGCCTGCCGCTGGGTGGGCGGCGGCGGGGCGGCGTCGAGCAGCGCGCTCGGCAGTACGACGATGGCCTGGGTACCGCCGTAGATGTTGCGGCGCAGCGCGACGTCGATGTCGTGCCTGCGCGCGATCTGCGCGACCACGAACAGGCCGATCCGGCCGTCCTCCAGCTGCTCGCGGATGTCGAACTGGTCCGGCCTGGTGAGCAGCCGGTTCATCCGCTCCAGCTTCTCGGGCGCCATCGGCAGTCCGCGGTCGTCGATCTCGATCGCGAGACCGGCCGGGACACGCTCGGCGCGCAGCGTCACCTGGGTCTCCGGGGCGGAGAAGCGGGCCGCGTTCTCGACGAGTTCGGCCAGCAGGTGGATGACCTCGGCCGCGGCGTAGCCGGGCAGCGTGCCCTCGGGCGGCTGGATGACACGTACGCGGGCGTACTGCTCGATCTCGGCGACGCCCTGGCGCAGCACGGTCGGCAGCGGGACGGGCTTGTTGATACGGCGGGGGACCGCACCGCCCATCACGGCCAGGCTCTCCACCTGGCGGCGGAACTGGGTGACGAGGTGGTCGACGCCGAAGAGACCGCCGAGCAGGTCCGGGTCCTCGACCTCGCTCTCCAGATCGTCCAGGCGGGCCAGCGCGCGGTTGACCAGCGCGTGCAGGCGCTGCGCGATGTTGACGAACACGTCGACCTGCTGGCGCGCGCCCGCCTCGGCGACCGCGGCCAGCGCCTGGTGCTGCGCGAGGCGCAGGGTCTGTTCGAGATCCGCGAAGGGATTGCCCTGGGCGACGGCGCGCGGCGCCGGCTCCATGAGCTGGGGACGCTCACCGCGGCTGATCTGCTCCAGCAGCCGGGCGATGTTCTGCTGCCCCTCGGAGGTCACGGCCTCGAACCGCTCGACCCACTGGCGGGCGGAGGTGGCGTTCGTGACCCGCTGCTCGTGCACGGCGGCGGAGACGGCGGTGGCCTTACGGGTGGCGACGACCGTCGCGGCCACGCCGAGGACGGCGGCGGCCGCCGCGGCGGACCAGGTCGCCGCCGGGCTGCCGACGAAGTGCCACGTGGACCACGCGCCCGCGGCCAGCGCCACGGCCGTGGACACCGGCAGCAGGGTGAGAAAACGGATCCGTGAGCGCAGACCCTTCTCGGTGGCCAGATTCCGGTTGGCCTTAGCCGTGGCCGTGGCGGGGGCCTGGGCGGTGTTCCCGGAGTTCTGTGACTTCCGAGCGGAACGTCCGCGCCGCCGACCGCTACGACGGTCGGCGGGGGCGACGTGCGGGGAGTGTTCAGGCATAAATGTCCTCGGTACGACGGGGACCGGCGGATGAAGGTGAAAGGGCCGCGCTTCGGCGCCGGCTTGGGGCTCCAGGGGCGTGTGCCGTCCGGGAGGGTACCGCTCGTGCGAGTGCCGGGTGGGCGTGGGCCGGATGGGTGTGGGCCGGGCGTCGCGGGCCCGACAGGCCTTCCGGGACGCCCCCCGGCTCGCCGCTCCGTCCGCCGCCCCCGGAAGCTGCCGCGTCGGCCGGCCGACGAATCCGGGCCGGCAGAACGAGCACGAGGAAGCGGACCATGTGTTTGAGGAGCCTTCACAGACGGGCAGTTGGACGGGTACAGGCACATGCCAGCGTCATTAAGAGCCATAACAAGCTTGGTGCGTGACCGCGTTCGCCGCCACGGCCGGAGGGGGTCGTTCAGCGGTCGCTTGACCCCATGGGCTTCACAATGTGAATCGCACAAAAGCGGCTATTGGCTCGAACGCAAAGAGGCCGTCGGCAGGGCACGACGGCGATGCGACCGCCAAACGATCGATATCGCGGGGTGTGGCGATCGGTATGGGGGTCGCTTGTGAGGAGAACTTGAGCTGGACTTGAGGAACAACCTCTCAAAGAGTGCATCCCAATCCTCTACTCAACTGTGCCCAGTGGCAAGGCACTTCAATCATGCGTGTCCTTCACAACGCGGAGAATTCGTGTGGGAGACCGTGAATAACCGGCAGTAGAGCTTGATTTGAGCGCGGATGCCTGTGACGCGGGTCACTTCGGAGAGCCGCTCACCCGCAAGCCGTCACTTCGGATCGAACTCGCCGACGAAACGCAGGACCTCGTCCAGCTGGTCCATGCTGAGCAGCCGGCTGCGCGGCCGGAGCATGCCGGAACTCCCGTACGCCCCCAGCTCCTGGCACCGGCGCAGCAGCCAGGGCCAGTCGATCGACAAATAGTCTGCCAGGGCCCGCAGCCGGTACTCGGAGGTGGGTCCGTCGATCACGCTGTGTGCGCGGGCATGGTCAACCGCCTGGGTGTACGTACGGACCTGGGACCGCTGATCCGTATTGCCGACACGCCAAATCCCGTCCGAGCGAAGCCAGTTGGCCACAATCACCCGGTCGTCGGATGCCAGGACGAATTCGTCGATCTGTGAGTACTCCTCCTCGGCGCAGATCCACACGGTCATGCCGTGCATCTCCATCAGGGCGACGTTGAGGAACAGCAGGATCCGCTCGTACGGCTCGCTGTCCTTGACCGACTTCTCCGGTACGCAGAAGGCGTGCCCGGGCCGTACGGACGGATCGGCGCGCCGCGCCGCCGCACGGGTGAGGTGCTCGTGCTTGTGCCGGAAGAAGAGCCAGGCCGCGCTCTCCTCGCCGGTCTGCTCACGCGTCCAGAAGAAAGGCGGTTCCGTCGCCTCACCGAGATGGCGCTCGATGTGCAGTGTGCAGAAGTACGAGCCCAGCCAGGCGGCACCCACCCGGGAGAGCTCCGGCATCGCCGACCGCGCCACGGCCGAGCGAGGCATCGCTAAATGGCTCTCCAGCTCACGTCGTTCACTGTCGAGAATGTGGTCGTCCGCGAGGAGGCTGTCCTCCAGGTTGAGCATCGCCCACATGATGCCGAACGTCAGGTCGTCCAGCCGGTACGGCTTCGGTATCGGCAGCGTCCCGCGCGGATCGGCGTCCAGCTGGTAGCGCGCGCGGGCGGAGTCCAGTACGTACAGTCCCTCGCCGCCGCTGCCGCCGAGCGAGGCTATGAGCAGGGCCCGTCGGGCGGGCTGCACGAACGCGCGTAGATGCGGATTCTCCTCCACGGCGATCGACACCACGTCGTCCTGCGACGTCGCCTCGTACATCTGGGCGGGCACCGCGGTGCCGTCGAAGATCCGCATGCCGTCCAGATACCAGAGCCCGCCCGCACCGGCCGCCGCCTCCGACGGGGAGAGGGAGGAACTGGACCACAGGGCGTCCATCGAGCGGGCGGTGGCGAGCGACGATCCGTGCGGCAGCCGCGCGGGGACGACCTCGCGGCTGGGCACGCGCTGGAGCAGCAGGTCCACCTCGACGCCGAGCATGTAGGCGAGGACGGTGGCCGCGTCGCCCTGGGGCGACTGGGTGCCGGCCAGCCAGCGCTTGAAGGTGATGCGTGAGACGGAGACGTTGCCGACGCGGCTGTTGCCGTACTCCTTCGCGGCGCGGCGCGCGGCGAGGCTGAACTGCACGTCGAAGACGGCGAATTTCGCCCAGTTGAGCCGTTCGAGCAGCACCCGCAGCAGGGTCGGCGGGCGCTGCTCGCTGTGGCCGGCGGACCGCTCCGCGGTTCGCTCGACGGACTGGTCGGCGGTCTTCGGGGCCGCCTTCTCGACCGGGGGGTCGGTGGGGTGGCCGACGGAGTGGCCGGTGGGGTGATCGGCTGAGCGGTCGGTGAGGTGGCCGACGGAGCGATCGACGGAGCGGTCGGCGGAGTGATCGGCCGCGCGATCGACCGGCTGATCAGGTCGGCGATCGACCGGATACTCGTTCTCCTCAGGGGTCACGAGCCGAGCCCTCCTCGGGCAGCCAGAACGGTGCGGTCAGATAGTCGAAGCGGAAATTCCATCCAGCTGACTCATCCTCACGGTGTCGTACGCACGGTCGCAAATGCCAATTCTGGCGTCTCGGCAGAGACATGATCACTCCGAGTAGGCGCCGCTGTCCAGCAGAACCCTGGCCA
This window of the Streptomyces niveus genome carries:
- a CDS encoding sensor histidine kinase, whose product is MPEHSPHVAPADRRSGRRRGRSARKSQNSGNTAQAPATATAKANRNLATEKGLRSRIRFLTLLPVSTAVALAAGAWSTWHFVGSPAATWSAAAAAAVLGVAATVVATRKATAVSAAVHEQRVTNATSARQWVERFEAVTSEGQQNIARLLEQISRGERPQLMEPAPRAVAQGNPFADLEQTLRLAQHQALAAVAEAGARQQVDVFVNIAQRLHALVNRALARLDDLESEVEDPDLLGGLFGVDHLVTQFRRQVESLAVMGGAVPRRINKPVPLPTVLRQGVAEIEQYARVRVIQPPEGTLPGYAAAEVIHLLAELVENAARFSAPETQVTLRAERVPAGLAIEIDDRGLPMAPEKLERMNRLLTRPDQFDIREQLEDGRIGLFVVAQIARRHDIDVALRRNIYGGTQAIVVLPSALLDAAPPPPTQRQAPDQEQERRRQQERAEQAQRTGPSSEPASGAAWSASPQAAPQAPQPSPHQAPQHTPQPAPHHVPGQVPNQVPHIPNQVPHHQPYQVPQTASDHHSPLPAEAGALAARGGRGTHGESPSVRRIGSPSAHAAATASAGSNGSVDAPAPLPQRQPTAYGATTGQANGQTGGGHNSGHNGSHPNPGYTGGGRHSATAHPDSGQSSAGRSTTGSADVTPPEVPRSTQASPPSDATNSPGRRPTLPRRSETYRGPEFPRLADADREVVAPNPDLMARFASGIRLASSEDGPQGPPDQTS